In Anthonomus grandis grandis unplaced genomic scaffold, icAntGran1.3 ctg00000651.1, whole genome shotgun sequence, the following are encoded in one genomic region:
- the LOC126749745 gene encoding uncharacterized protein LOC126749745 — protein MSSWTKAAGCGRSGYAPENLNKELVVRYCNQILGISMNCLDYHNLGNESELILESLQSFSKLLNSLPGFKFSSFQVTGAVRIKLLFGQEDPGLRRSSIQLLGDLATSLGQETNFEAFKDRVRSKGTSSLYSCIYAIQTCMLSRPLKVQSRRLALIWIFRRYTA, from the exons TCCAGCTGGACCAAAGCTGCTGGGTGCGGAAGATCGGGGTATGCCCCGGAGAATTTGAATAAGGAGCTCGTGGTGCGGTACTGCAATCAGATACTGGGCATTTCAATGAACTGTTTGGATTATCACAATTTGGG GAACGAAAGCGAGCTGATCCTGGAGTCCCTGCAATCCTTCTCGAAACTCCTGAACAGTTTGCCAGGGTTCAAATTCAGTTCCTTTCAAGTTACCGGAGCAGTGAGGATCAAGTTGCTATTCGGTCAAGAGGATCCAGGTCTAAGGAGATCCTCGATCCAGTTATTAGGAGATCTGGCAACATCCCTTGGCCAGGAGACCAATTTTGAGGCATTCAAGGATCGAGTGAGATCCAAGGGAACCTCATCACTTTACTCTTGCATCTATGCAATCCAGACGTGTATGTTGTCAAG GCCTCTAAAAGTACAATCCAGAAGGTTGGCCCTTATCTGGATTTTCCGGAGGTATACCGCATGA